A stretch of DNA from Clostridia bacterium:
AGAAAGAGAAGATGGTCGGTCAATGGGTGCCGTTCGAGGGGCTTCGGGCGTACTACGCGTATTTCGAGGAGTGGAGCAAAATCGTCTTCGACACGCTGGTTGCGCACCCCGACCTTCGCGCGTAGTTTTTTCGTTTTCGATTCGTTATTTTCCAAAAGGTATAGACAAAAGAGGTTGCCCGTGGCATAATGTGATGGGTAGAGGTATGAAATTGACGGCAAGAGGGAAAAGTGTGTTGGGAATGGTTTTGCTCCTTATCACCACCATGCTGTGGGGTACGGCTTTTGCCATACTCAAAGAGACCATCAGCGCCTTGCCCACCTTCTTTATCCTCACCATTCGTTTTTTGCCGTCCGGCCTCATCGTCGGATTGGTGTTCGTCAAGCGATTCAAAGGTATCTCCCGCCGCACGTTGGCGCACGGCTTGGTGCTGGGCGTCGTGCTGTTCTTTGCCTATGGCACGCAGACCTTCGGCTTGCGCTACACCACCCCTGCCCGCAACGCGTTCATCACGGTGGCCTATTGCATTATGACGCCTTTTATGGCGTGGATGATGTACAAGCGCCGCCCCAAGTCCTACAATATCGTCAGCGCCGTGGTGTGCTTGGTCGGGTTGGCCTTCATCAGCCTCATCGGGCAGGCCGACGACGGCGGGTTGCACCTTTTGGGCGACGGGCTTACCTTGGTGGCGGCCGTCTTCTTCGCGTTGCAGTTGGTGTTTATCGAGCAGGACAGCGAGCGGGGCGACGATCCCTTCGTATTGCTGTTCTTCGAGTTGACGTCTGCGGGGGTTTTGTTCGGCGTGGTCACCTTGTGCTACGAGTTGCCCACCATGGGCGCGGCGGCCTTCGTCGTTCCTGCCGATTGCTGGTGGCGCTTGGTCTACCTTATGTTGGGGTGCTCGTTGGTGGCGCAGTTGTTCCAGATGCTGGGACAGCAGTACACTACGTCGAGTCAGGCGTCCATTATTCTCAGTTTCGAGTCGGTCTTCGCGGCCGTGTTCAGCGTGATTTTGGGGATGGAAAATCTCACGGCGTATCTCATCGTGGGGTTCGTTCTGGTGTTTTTGGCAGGGCTTATCAGCGAGTTGCACTTGGATCCCGTTGCCCTTTGCCGCCGCCTGTTCGGCCGCGCGAAGGTGCAGCCGTCGCCCATAGAGGACGGCGGATCCGCCGCCGAGCCTGCCGAACCCGTGCCCGTGCCCACCGAACCGCCTCGGGACGACGGCGCGGATTGACCCGTCCCTTCGGGCGCGCCGTTTTTGCGTGCATTCGACCACGAGGGCGCACGTTCGCGTGCGTATGTATGGTGTAATATGGATATCGTCAAGGAAGTATTCGATCGCAGAACGCTACGGACGGACAAGCTCGTAGCGTACGGATTTACCCCCTACGTAGGGGGCTATTCGTATACCACGACCATTTTGGACGGTCAGTTTCGGGTAGAGGTTGCAGTGTCCGAGCGCTTGGTACCGTCGGCGCGGGTAGTGGACGCGTTCACCGAGGAAGAGTACGCCCCCGTCAACGTGGAGATGTCCACGGGTGCCTTTGTCGGCTCGGTGCGCGCAGCCTATCGCGCGGCGCTCACGGCCATTGCCGAGGCGTGTTCGGTGTGGGAGTATTTTTCTTCGGGTCAGGCTAATCGCCTGGCCGAAGCCGTGTACGCACGCTACGGCGAGCGTCCCGATTTCCCCTTTGCCACCGCGCCCACCTACGGCGTGTTTCGCTATCCCGTCAATCGCAAGTGGTACGGTATCGTGATGGACGTGCGGCGTTGCCTCGTGACGAAGGAAAGTACCTCTTGCGGCGAGGAAAGCCCCACGGTGGACGTGCTCAATCTCAAAATAGACCCGTCCCGTCGTGCGGAACTCTTGGCGACGGCGGGGTTTTATATCTGTTATCACATGAACAAAGAGGGTTGGATAAGCGTCGTGCTCGACGATACGGTCGCGGACGAAGAAATCCTTGCCCTACTGAACGACAGCCGCAACTTCGTGTTGCCCAAAAAGAAAAGAGGTGCCCAATGAAGCGCGACGCACGATTTGACGAGATCCTGTTCGGCGGAGAATACTACGATTGCGCCGACCCCCGCCTTATGCGGTATCAATTACGCTGTATCGAGCAAATGAACGCGTTTAATCGCACCCGCGCCACGCCTTGCGGGATGAAAAAACGCGCCAAAATTATGCGCACTATGTTCGGCGCGGTGGGCGAGAAGCCCTACGTTGAGCCGCCCGTGCACGCCAATTTCGGGGGCAAAAACGTCTTCATCGGGGACAATTTCTACGCCAATTTCAACCTCACGTTGGTCGACGACGGCAGGATAACCATCGGCAACAACGTCCTCATAGGCCCCAACGTCACCATCGCCACGCCCTTGCACCCGATGGACGTCGCGGGCCGCAATTCCAAGGCCAATCAGCGCAATTTGCCCGTCACCATCTGCGACAACGTGTGGATCGCGTCGTCCGCCACCATTTTGCCCGGGGTGACCGTGGGCGAGGGCGCGGTCGTCGCCGCGGGCGCGGTGGTCACCAAGGACGTGCCGCCCCGCGTGCTGGTCGCGGGCGTTCCCGCCCGCGTCGTGCGGGAATTATAGCTTGCGGCTATCGCGCGAGCCGATTTGCGCTCCCTCTTGCGAAATTTTCGTAGCCGCTTGAAAAAAGCCGCGGCGATATGGTATAGTAATGGCAAGTTTATCCCGCCATGCGGCGGAAAGGATACCAGCATGAAAAAGTTGTCAAACGAGCGTTATACGGGCGAACGCGCCCTGTTCTTCGGCGAGGATTTGGAGATAGAGAACTGTCTGTTCGAGGACGGGGAATCTCCCCTCAAAGAGAGCAAGCACATTCGGCTCACGGGGTGTACTTTCGCTTGGAAATACCCCTTGTGGTACTCTCGGGATATCGCGGTCAATGCGTGCACGTGGCGCGAAACCGCACGGTCGGGCGTTTGGTACACCGACGAAATCACGGTCGAGGATAGCCTTATTGACGCGCCCAAGACTTTCCGCAGGGCTTCGGGCGTCACCTTGCGCCGCGTGCGTATGCCGCACGCCGCCGAGACCATGTGGCATTGCCGCGACGTCGTTTTGGAAGACGTGGAGGCCGCGGGGGACTACTTCGGTATGGACTGCGACAACGTGCGGGCCGAGCGTTTCCGTCTGGACGGCAATTATTGCTTTGACGGCGCTCGTAACGTGCGCGTCAAGGACGCCTACCTCAACAGCAAGGACAGTTTTTGGAACACCACGGACGTGGTGGTGGAAGATAGCGTCATCATCGGGGAGTATCTCGGGTGGAATTCCACCAACCTCACCCTGATCAACTGCACGGTCGAGAGTTTGCAGGGTATGTGCTACATCAACAACTTGCGGCTGGTCAACTGCACGTTGCGCAACACCACGTTGGCTTTCGAGTACTGTTCGGTGGACGCGGACGTGGTGGGCACGGTGGACAGCGTCTTGAATCCTACCTCGGGCGTCATTCGCGCGGGGCGCATCGGCGAGTTGATCATAGAGCCCAATCGCGTGGATCCTTCGCGCACCACCGTCATTATCAAGGAGTAAGTATGTACGATTTCGACGCACCCGTCAACCGCGTGAATACCGACTGTCTCAAATGGGACTATTCTCCCTGCCGCTATCCTCTTTGGGTGGCGGATATGGATTTTCCTTGTGCGCCGCCCGTGCAAGAGGCCTTGCAGGCCAAGCTCAATACTCGCGTATTCGGCTATCAAATCGTGCCCGACGCTTTCGGCGAGGCGGTCGCCGATTGGTGGCGCGTTCGTCACGGTTGGGCGGTGGACCCTCGGTGGGTCATCTTTTGCACGGGTGTCGTGCCCGCCGTCACCACCCTCGTCAAGTGCCTCACCCGCGAGGGGGACAACGTGGTTGCTTTGACGCCCGTCTACGACATTTTCTTCCACAGCATCGAAAACACGGGGCGGCATACGCTCGAAGCGCCGCTTGCCTACGACGGGGCGTATCGCATCGATTGGGAAGTGCTCGAAAAGTGTCTCGCACACCCCAAAACGACCTTGTTCATCTTGTGCAATCCGCACAACCCCACGGGGCAGGTTTGGACGGAAAAAGACCTGACGTATATAGGCAATTTGTGCCAAAAGTACGGCGTGCGGG
This window harbors:
- a CDS encoding DMT family transporter, which codes for MKLTARGKSVLGMVLLLITTMLWGTAFAILKETISALPTFFILTIRFLPSGLIVGLVFVKRFKGISRRTLAHGLVLGVVLFFAYGTQTFGLRYTTPARNAFITVAYCIMTPFMAWMMYKRRPKSYNIVSAVVCLVGLAFISLIGQADDGGLHLLGDGLTLVAAVFFALQLVFIEQDSERGDDPFVLLFFELTSAGVLFGVVTLCYELPTMGAAAFVVPADCWWRLVYLMLGCSLVAQLFQMLGQQYTTSSQASIILSFESVFAAVFSVILGMENLTAYLIVGFVLVFLAGLISELHLDPVALCRRLFGRAKVQPSPIEDGGSAAEPAEPVPVPTEPPRDDGAD
- a CDS encoding MmcQ/YjbR family DNA-binding protein, whose amino-acid sequence is MDIVKEVFDRRTLRTDKLVAYGFTPYVGGYSYTTTILDGQFRVEVAVSERLVPSARVVDAFTEEEYAPVNVEMSTGAFVGSVRAAYRAALTAIAEACSVWEYFSSGQANRLAEAVYARYGERPDFPFATAPTYGVFRYPVNRKWYGIVMDVRRCLVTKESTSCGEESPTVDVLNLKIDPSRRAELLATAGFYICYHMNKEGWISVVLDDTVADEEILALLNDSRNFVLPKKKRGAQ
- a CDS encoding sugar O-acetyltransferase, with the protein product MKRDARFDEILFGGEYYDCADPRLMRYQLRCIEQMNAFNRTRATPCGMKKRAKIMRTMFGAVGEKPYVEPPVHANFGGKNVFIGDNFYANFNLTLVDDGRITIGNNVLIGPNVTIATPLHPMDVAGRNSKANQRNLPVTICDNVWIASSATILPGVTVGEGAVVAAGAVVTKDVPPRVLVAGVPARVVREL
- a CDS encoding DUF3737 family protein, yielding MKKLSNERYTGERALFFGEDLEIENCLFEDGESPLKESKHIRLTGCTFAWKYPLWYSRDIAVNACTWRETARSGVWYTDEITVEDSLIDAPKTFRRASGVTLRRVRMPHAAETMWHCRDVVLEDVEAAGDYFGMDCDNVRAERFRLDGNYCFDGARNVRVKDAYLNSKDSFWNTTDVVVEDSVIIGEYLGWNSTNLTLINCTVESLQGMCYINNLRLVNCTLRNTTLAFEYCSVDADVVGTVDSVLNPTSGVIRAGRIGELIIEPNRVDPSRTTVIIKE